Part of the Chitinophaga parva genome is shown below.
CATTGTAAGCAAAGGCCCAGAACAAATTTTGTTTGATGGTGAGATAGGTATGCTTACCAAGGCCCAGCGCCAGGGGCAGGCCGGCCAGGTCGTTCTTCAGCAGCACCACATTGGCACTTTGCATAGCCACCTGTGTGGCATCGCTCAGGGAAATACCGATGGTGGCTTTGGCCAATGCCGGTGCATCGTTAATGCCATCGCCCACCATGGCCGTGGGTGCGGCTTGTAATAACGCGTCCAGGCGTTGCAGTTTTTGCTCGGGCAGCTGGCCTGCATATACTTCATCGATGCCCAGTTGCTGCGCAATGGCATTGCACTTATACGCCGTATCGCCACTGAGTAGCACCGTGCGGATGCCGCGCTGGTGCAGGGTTTCCACCACTTCCTTTGCATTGGGGCGTAGTTCGTCCACCAGGTCTACCCAGCCCACGAGCGTGTTATTTTTCAGCAGGTAAATATTATGCGTATCGTCCTGGGTCTGGGCTGCCGCCAGGCTGTAGGAGCCCAGTTGCCATACATTCCCCTCTTTATCTTTAGCACTCATGCCGATGCCCTTGTGTTCCCGCAATTGCTGCAACCCCTTGTCCCCCGCAGGTTTCCAGGCGGCGGCAATGGAACGCGCAATGGGGTGGGAAGAAAATTTTTCAAGGCTGTACACCGTGGCGCGGAAGTCTTCATCACTCATTCCTGTTGCGTGATAACTGCCTACCTGCAATTTGCCGGTGGTAAGGGTGCCGGTTTTGTCAAACACTACCTGGCGTATGTCCTTGAATGCTTCCAGGGTATGTGCCCCTTTGATAAGGATGCCATTGCGCGCAGCGCGCCCCAAACCCACCATTACGGCAGCCGGTGTGGCCAGGCCCATGGCACAGGGGCAGGCAATGACCAATACGGCGATGGCCCGCATCATAGCGGTTTCCAAACCAGTGTGGCCAATGAAGAACCAGCCACAGAGCGTAACCAGCGCAATGCCCAGTACCAGGGGCACAAAAATGGCGCTGATGCGGTCTGCCAGCTTTTGCATAGGCGGCTTGTTAGCCTGCGCCTGGCGCACCAGTTCTATGATATAACTCAGCACTGTGTTCTCGCCGGTAGCGGTGATGAACACCTTGATAGCGCCGCTTTCCAGGATGGTGCCGCCTATTACCTTGTCTTTTTCCCGGCGTTGTACGGGCTCACTTTCGCCGGTGATCATCGATTCGTCTATGGTAGCCTGGCCCCAGTAAATAGTGCCGTCCATGGGTATTTTATCACCGGTGTTCACGAGCACCTGCTGGCCTACTTTGAGTGATTTGTTGTCTACTTCCTGGATCTCCTCATTCCCATCTTCCGCGAGGGTAATGAGGCGGGCGGTGGTCTTTTGCAGTTTTACGAGCGCGGTGATGGCGGAAGTGGTTTGCTTCACCGTTCTTTCTTCCAGCAGGTTGCCTACAAACACCAGCAGGATGATAGAAGCGGCGGTCTCGTAAAAGAGATAATCGTGCCCCAGGTTATTGATGGTGCCGTACAGGCTGTAGCCATAAGCCGCGGTGGCGCCCAGCGCCACCAGTACGTCCATATTGGCTACCCCATTGCGCAGGGAGCGCACCCCGCTGCGGCCAAAATACCAGAGGCCCATGAGGAATACGGGTGTACTGAGCACCAGCTGCAGGATGGGGTGCTGCAGTGCCGGCCAGGGCAGCCACATATGCAGCAGCAAAGGCGCGGTGAAGATGGCGCAGAAGATCACTTTGAATGCCAGGGTGCGGGTGAAAGGGACGGGTTTGGCTTCGTCTTCCGGCAGCTGTACGGTGTAGCCCATACCGGCAATGCCTTTGAGCACCGCTTTCACATCTGCCCCGGCAGGTGGCTGGAAGCTTACTTCATCGGTGGCAAAGCTCACGTTTACCGCGGCCATGCCTTTGTTCTCCAGATATTTTGAAACGGACAATGCACAGTTGGTGCAGTGCATGCCGACTACCTTGCAGTGGATTGTTTCCATAGTCTGATCCTCATTTATGCGGCATAAAATGCTGGTCACAAATTTACCGTTTTGTGCCCGGCAGGTATCAAAAATTATTGCAACCATCCTTCATTTTCGGGGCCTGGCCATGGAGGAAGGGAACGGGAGGGCCCTGGCATATTCCCTCCAAACATGCCAGCATGCTGCCGTGGGATATGGGAGCACCCGGAAATGCCGTAATTTCGCGGCATGGAACGCATTTTCACGCAGGAAGAACTGCCGGAAACGGCCCGCTTGTTCTGGGAAAAATTTCCCGATACCGCTGTTTTTGCCTTTGACGGGCAGATGGGAGCGGGCAAAACCACTTTCATCAAAGCCCTGTGCACCGCTAAAGCCGTGCAGGACGTAACGTCCAGCCCCACTTTTTCTATCATCAACGAGTATCATTACCCCGGCCCTTCCGGCGGGGAGGCCCGCATTTACCACCTGGACCTGTACCGCCTGCGCAATGAGCAGGAAGCCCTGGATGCCGGTGTGGAGGACTGTTTATACGGGGGCGATGTCTGCTTTGTAGAGTGGCCGGGCATTGTGACCAGCCTGTTGCCGGCAGATACGGTACTGGTGCAGCTGGAAACCCTGCCCGATCAAAAAAGGCTGTTAAGGGCAGGCCCGGCTTTTCGTAAATAACAGTTATCTTTGAAAACACCTTAATTCACCCTCAAATAATTGGCATAATCATATGGAGCAGCGGCAAAAACCGGTTGTGAGTGCGGGCTTTACTTATTCTCCATTGGAAGAGATGCTGGACATCCCTCAAAAAAACACCCGGCTTCATATTGGTATACCCAAGGAAACATCTTTCCAGGAAAACCGCATTGCGCTGACCCCGGATGCAGTGGCCATCCTGGTGCACAACGGGCACAATATTGCCGTGGAGCATGGCGCAGGAGATGGTTCCCATTTCTATGACACAGATTACGCAGAAGCAGGTGCAGAGATCCTGTACGATAAAGCGGCTGTTTTTAAATCCGATATTATTCTCAAATCCGCCCCGCTGAATGATGCGGAGATAGCGCTGCTGCACCCGCACCAGATCGTGATCTCCCCTATTCACCTGGCCGCGCTGCAGGCAGAACAGATGCAGCGCATGATGGATAAACGCATTACCCTGCTTTCTTTTGAAAACCTGAAAGATGACGCAGGCACCTACCCCATCGTGCGCGCCATGAGTGAAATAGCCGGGGGGGCGGTGATGCTGCTGGCAGGGCAGTACCTGAGCAACGCCCATTATGGCAAAGGCATTTTGCTGGGCGGGGTTACCGGCATTCCGCCTACCAAGGTGGTCATCATCGGCGCCGGCATTGTGGGCGAATTTGCCGCCCGCACCGCGCTGGCCCTGGGCTCGTCTGTAAAAGTATTTGACAACAATATTTACAAACTGAAACGCCTGCAGAACAATATTGGCGTACGGGTATTTACCTCCGTATTACGGCCCAAGGTACTGGCAGAGCAGCTGCGCAATGCGGATGTGGCAGTGGGTGCCCTTTCATCGCAGAATGGCCGCACGCCCGTTGTGGTGTCTGAAACCATGGTGAGCAATATGAAAGCCGGGGCCGTGATCGTGGATGTGAGTATAGACCGGGGCGGCTGCTTTGAAACGTCCCACATCACCAGCCACGAAAATCCCATTTTCAAAAAATATGACGTAGTACACTACTGTGTGCCCAACATTGCCTCCGGCTTTGCCCGCACCGCCTCAGAAGCCATCAGCAATGTGCTCATGCCGCTGCTCCTGGAAGCCGCGGACGACGGCGGTTTTGAGAACCTGGTATGGATAAAGCGGGGTGTGCGCAATGGCATCTATCTTTACAAAGGCGCCCTTACCAATTACCACCTGAGCGAACGCTTTAAACTGAAATATACGGACCTGGAACTGCTGTTGGCAGTGAAGGGTTGATGATTGTGCAGTGTACAATGACATAAATTATAGAGGGGTTGCGATGGTCATATCGCAACCCCTTCGTTCTTTAATATCCTTCGCGGTACACTATACATTGTACACGGTACATTGTACAATTTTTACGCTTTCAAATACCCCCAGTAAACCGCTGCAAACACCAACAGGCCTACAATGATGCGGTAAACGCCCCACATTTTGAAGCCATATTTTTTCAGGGAGTTGATGAACAATTTAATGGCCGCCATGGCTACCAGGAAGGCGATGAAGCCACCAACGGCCAGTTTCAGCAGATTATCACTACCTACGCCGGGGCCGATCAGCAGGTCTTTCTTTTTCAACAGGTCGTAACCGGTAGCGGCCAGCATGGCGGGAACGGCCAGGAAGAAGGAAAACTCCGCGGCTTCCGCACGGGTTAGTTTTTGCTGCATACCGCCTACAATCGTGGCGGCACTGCGGCTGGTGCCAGGCAATAATGCAAGGCATTGGAAGAACCCGATACGCAAAGCGCGGAACACATCCACCTTGGCTACAGAATCGATCTCCGGCTTGTTGAACCACTTATCCACAAACAGCAGGATGATGCCCCCTACAAACAGGGTGCACCCTACTACCAATGGGCTACCCAGCAGTTTCTCAATTTCCTTGTGTAGTAAAAACCCCAGGATAAGCAGGGGCAGCACCCCCAGGATGATCTTCTGGTAAAACTGCAGCCAGCCTTGCTGGAAGGAAAAGAACTTTTTCCAGTACAGCACCACTACGGCCAGGATAGCGCCCAGCTGTATGGCCACTTCATAGAGCTTTACAAATTCATCGTCGGCAATGCCCATGGCAGCGCTGGTGAGGATCATATGCCCGGTGGAAGAAATGGGCAGGTATTCTGTAATACCTTCAACAATAGCAAGAATAACCGTTTGTAACCAATCCATAATAAAAAATTAATGCCTGCTTATGGGCATACAAAAAGCGATGGGGTGCATCGCTTTTGTGACTTAAAAAAATATCGTTTATCCGGGAGGGAATTAAAGGGTTTTTGCGGCTTCCGGCGTGGTGCTCTTCGGTTTGCGCATGATAGCATAAGCTTCAATAGCGAGGCCCAGGAGGATCACGATGGGCGCCAGGGTGATGCGGCGGAAGCTGTACACTTCCTCCGGTTTAAAGGAATTGGGATCATTGCTGCCACCACCGGTCATCAGGAGAAAGCCGATCACGATCACCACCAGGCCGGCAGCCATGATCTTGTACGCATCTTTAGCGAACAGGAAGCGGTTATCTACGGCCGGCGCAGCTTTTTCGGCATGTTTTTCTGCCGGTTTGCCCGGTGCATTATATCCTTTAGCCATAAGTATTTTCTAAAATTGGAAAGCAATATACGATTAATGTCCAAAAACCAATGTCAAAACCGCCCAGGCCCCCGCTCTCACCGCCCAATGCCGGGAAATCCGGGTCTAACGGGTACCTGCTAGTACAGGTCGTCCAGTTTCATGCGGAGGTATTTCATCACAGACCGGTGGGTGCTCAGCACACAGATGCCAATGCCCAGGGAGATCAGGCCCAGGAAGAGGAGGCCTACCAGGAAGTAATCCTTCAGGTCTTCAAAACCGGGCAGCTCCAGGCGCTGGCGGGTGATCCACAACACCCCAATGAGGCCGATGATGGCCAGCAACGCACTGATAGCGCCATTGATAATGGCCCGCAGGTCAAACGGTTTGGCAATGAACCAGCGGGTGGCGCCTACCATCTGCATGGTCTTGATCAGGAAACGGTTGCTGAACATGGCCAGGCGGATCGTATTGTCTATCAGCACGATCACTACCAGGGCCAGCACCACGCAAAGCCCGAGCACTACCAGGCCTATCCTGCGTACGTTCTCATTTAATTTGTCTACCAGGGCCCGCTGGTACGATACCTCGCGCACCGCTGCGATCTGGGAGAAGCTGTTTTCAATTATCTTGAGGCTGTCTGCGTTCACGTAGGCAGACCGCGCCTTGAAGTTAATGCTGGCATACAGGGGGTTATAGCCGAGCAGGCTGGTAAAATCCTCTCCAAAGTCTTTCTTAAAGCGCTCTGCCGCCATATCTTTGGACACATATTCAATGCTGCGCACATACGGTTTATTGGCAATGGAGTCTTTCAATGCCTGGGCCTGGGTATCCTTCACGTTATCGCGCAGGATCACCTGGATCTCCACCCCTTCCTTGAAATACACACTAAGCTTATTGGCCTGGATAACAAAGAGGCCCAGGGTGCCCAGCAGGAAAAGGACCAGGGCTACACCTATGATGGAAGATATGTAAGAAGGACTGGATTTTTTAGACGAGGATTTCCCAGATTGAGCCATTAGTCACGGTTTATGGGCGAAAATAACAAATATGTTTAATTTTGCCGTCCCAACAGATTTAAAAATTAACAAATTCAATAACGTTGGCAGACAATGCATTATTTTGTTTGCAAACACACTTGAAAAGACAGGATACAAGCTTTTATGGAATACAATTTCAGGTCAATCGAGCAAAAATGGCAGCAGCAATGGGATGCTACCCATGCATACCGCGTCAGCAACGATAGCGACAAACCCAAATGTTATGTGCTGGACATGTTCCCCTACCCTTCCGGCGCCGGCCTGCACGTAGGCCACCCGCTGGGCTACATCTCCAGCGATATCTATGCCCGTTATAAACGCCTGAAAGGCTTTAACGTGCTACATCCCATGGGTTATGACGCCTTTGGCCTTCCCGCAGAACAATATGCCCTGGAAACCGGCCAGCACCCGGCGGTGACCACGGAAAATAATATCAACACCTTCCGCACCCAGCTGGATAATATCGGCTTTTGCTACGACTGGGAGCGCCAGGTGAAAACCAGCGATCCTTCCTACTACAAATGGACCCAGTGGCTGTTCCTCCAGATCTATAACAGCTGGTTTAACCGCCACACCCAGAAGGCAGAACCCATCAGCACCCTGGTATCCATCTTTGCGGCGGAAGGTAATGTGCGCCATGAATGCCCCGGCGACCGCCAGTTGCGCTTCTCCGCGGTAGACTGGCAGGCGTACAGTGAAGACGCCCGCCTGCAGGTATTAATGCAGTACCGCCTGGCTTTCCTGGCCTATGCAGAGGTGAACTGGTGCGAGGCACTGGGCACCGTACTGGCCAATGACGAAGTGGTGAACGGTGTGAGCGAACGTGGTGGCTACCCCGTAGTGAAAAAGAAAATGCGCCAATGGTTCATGCGCATTACTGAATATGCAAACCGCCTGCTGGAAGGCCTGGAAACCGTGGCCTACAGCGATGCGATGAAGGAAATGCAGCGCAACTGGATCGGCAAGAGCCAGGGCGCAGAGATCAAATTCCCCATCAAAGGCGCGCCGGCAGAGACTTTTATCACCGTGTACACCACCCGCCCGGATACCATTTACGGCGTAGATTTCATGGTGCTGGCTCCGGAACATGAGCTGGTATCCATCATTACCACCGGCGAACAACAGGCTACCATCAGCGCTTATATTGATTATGTGCAAAGCCGCTCAGAGCGGGAGCGCATGGCAGAAGTAAAACAGGTGACCGGCGCCTTTACAGGGGCCTATGCCATTAATCCTATCAGCGGGCAGGAAGTGCCGGTGTGGATCTCCGAGTACGTACTGGCCGGCTACGGCACCGGCGCTATCATGGCCGTGCCCTGCGGTGATCAGCGCGACTTTGGCTTTGCAAAGCATTTTGATATTCCCATCACCAATATCCTCGGTGCCGCCTTCAACGGCCAGGAAGCCAATCCTACCAAGGATGCGATCCTGGAAAACAGCGGCTCCCTCAATGGCACGCCCATGCGCGACGCCAGCGAGATCGTGATCCGGGAGCTGGAAAATAAGGGCATTGGCCGCCGCCAGATCAATTACAAGATGCGCGATGCTGGCTTCAGCCGCCAGCGTTACTGGGGCGAGCCTTTCCCCATCGTGTACAAACACGGCGTGGCCCATCCCATTGATGAAAAGGAACTCCCGCTGGAACTGCCGCATATTGAAAATTACAAACCCGGCCCTGAAGGCGAAGGCCCGCTGGCCAACATTACCGAGTGGGTGGACATTGCCCCCGGTGTGCGCCGCGAAACCAATACCATGCCCGGTTACGCCGGTAGCAGCTGGTACTTCCTGCGCTACATGGACCCGCATAATTCAGAAACCTTTGCCAGCCGCCATGCCACGGACTACTGGAACCAGGTGGATGTATATGTAGGGGGTACAGAGCACGCCGTAGGCCACCTGCTGTATTCCCGCATGTGGACGAAAGTATTCTGCGACCTGGACCTCATCGGTTTTGACGAGCCTTACAAAAAGCTCATCAACCAGGGCATGATCCAGGGCTCCAGCCGTTTTGTTTATCGTGTAAAAGGCTCCAATGAATACGTTTCCTTTGGCCTGAAAGATCAATATGAAACAGACCGCCTGCACGTGGATGTAAATATTGTAGATGGCGTGGTGCTGGATACAGCAGCGTTCCGCAAATGGAAAACAGATTTTGCAGATGCTACGTTCGTGCTGGAAAACGGACAGTACATTTGCGGCACGGAAGTGGAGAAAATGAGTAAAAGCAAGTACAATACCGTAAACCCCAATGAACTGGTGGATAAATACGGTGCTGATACTTTCCGCATGTATGAAATGTTCCTGGGCCCCGTGGAGCAATCCAAACCCTGGGATACCAAGGGCATTGAAGGCGTACACCGCTTCCTGAAAAAACTCTGGCGCCTGTTCTACGATGAGCAGAAAGGCTGGATCGTGACCGAAGAAGCACCTTCCGCGGAAGCATTGAAAGTGCTGCACAAAGCCATCCAGAAAATTGATAACGATACGGAGAACTTCTCCTACAATACCGCGGTAAGCCAGTTCATGATCTGCGTGAACGAACTGGCCACCCTGAAGGCCAGCCGCCGTGCAGTGCTGGAACCTTTGCTGGTGCTGCTGGCGCCTTACGCGCCGCATATTGCCGCAGAGCTGTGGGAAGCCCTGGGCAACACCACCAGCGTACTGGATGCAGCCTACCCGGTGTTTGATGAACAGTACACCAAGGAAAGCGCCTTCAACTACCCCGTAGCCGTGAATGGTAAAACCCGCACTGAAATGAGCCTCCCGCTGGATGCAGACAATGCAGCCATAGAAGCCGCCGTGCTGGCCCATGAAGACCTCCAGAAATGGCTGGATGGTAAAACGGTAAAACGCGTGGTGATCGTGAAAGGAAGGATGATCAACCTGGTGATCTAACGATCATCCCGTATAAAAATAAAAATGGACTGCATCATCATTTGATCAGTCCATTTTTATTTTATGTATGTTATTTCTTTTATTGATCCACGCTGTTCTTATCAATGCGGGTAGGCGTATCCTTGCCGCTGACAATGCTTTGTGCACTCAGGGCAATGGCCTGGATGGTTTTGGTAATGTTGGCAATGTCCAGCGTTTTCACTTCATCTGTTACCTGGTGATAGTCTTTATCAGCATCTATCTGGTCTGTGGAGATGGTGTGCGCCGGTACGCCCAAACGCGCCAGGGTAGCGTTGTCTGAGCGATAGAACAAGTGTTGGTCCGGGTAAGGATCGGGGTAGAATTTAAAGGCGGTGCCTTCCAGGTTCTTTTGGAGGATGGGGCCAAAATCGCTGCGCTCAAAGCCGGTGATGAAAGCGGTGTTGGTACCAAACTTGGCTTCCTTACCGATCATCTCTATGTTGAACATGGCCACTACGCTGTCTGCATCCAGCTGATGGGAGAAATAATGGGAACCAAAGCCGCCCATTTCTTCCGCGGTGAAAGCTACAAATACAAGGGTACGCGCATTGTTATGCAGTTTTTTAAAGTGCTGGGCCAGCGTGATCACCGCGGTAGTGCCGGAAGCATCATCATCTGCGCCATTGGCAATGCTGTCTTTAGCGGCATTGGGCTCAATGATGCCGAGGTGATCATAATGGCCGGAGAATACCACGTACTCACCTTTCAGGCTTTTACTCCTGCCGGGCAGGATGCCTACTACGTTATTCAGCTTCGCCTTATCGATCCGCTGGTTTACAGACAGGCTCCAGTTATCAATATTGGCATTGTTATTATCCTTCAGCACAAACAGCAGGCTATGGCTGCTGTCCAGCTTTTCCTTTGCGTTGTTGTTCAGGTATCCCTGGAACTGGGCAAACTGTTCTGCATGTTTGGCATCTACCCAGATCACGGCGTTCTTTTGCAGGCGCAGGTATTTGCCCATTTCTTTGAACAGGTCCTCATCCGGGCCAATGTTCATGATCTCTACGCGGCTGTCTGTGGAGGTCCAGTCCAGGTGGGTGTTATTGCTGCGCAGGATGGTCTTGTTATGGGCAGGCTGGCCATTGATGCGCAGGTCTGTTTTGGTGTTCACCAGTTTGAACACAGAAAATTCCTGGCGGAAGTTCTTTTCGCCGGGGAGGGGTTTGAGGCCCGCCTTGGCAAACTCGCTTTCAATGAAAGCAGATGCCCGCTGGATATCCGGGGTAAAGGTTTTACGGCCCCGCATTTTATCGGACGCCAGGGTACTGATGATGCGTTTTACTTCGCCTTCTTTAATATCGCTTTGGGCATGGAGGGCGCATGCGGCGTGCAGCAGCAGGCCCAGGGCCAGTAACATTTTGGTTGACCGGTTCATAATGGCAGTTTAGAAATGTGCGGTAAAATAAGGCTTTTCCGGGCTAAATCGGAATTTCCATCACAGCGCGGTAAAAACCCTATTTTTGTTGCAGGTATCAACTACCCGATCATTATGTCCAATCCGCATTTAAGGCCAGACGAGAACCGGCTCACCAACGCTGAAAAAGAGTTTGAAAACAGCATACGGCCCAAAGAGATCCTTGATTTCTCCGGGCAGGATCAGATCATCGAAAACCTGAAGATATTTATCAAGGCGGCCAAGCTCCGGGGCGAAGCCCTGGACCATGTGCTGTTCCATGGCCCTCCCGGCCTGGGAAAGACCACCCTGTCGCGCATTGTAGCCAATGAGCTTGGGGTGAATATTAAGGAAACCTCTGGCCCGGTGATAGAAAAACCCGGCGAGCTGGCCGGCCTGCTCACAAACCTGGGCCAGCATGATGTACTCTTCATCGACGAGATCCACCGCCTGAGCACCGTGGTGGAGGAATACCTGTACTCCGCCATGGAGGATTTCCGCATTGATATCATGATCGATAACGGGCCCAATGCGCGGTCTATCCAGATCAATTTGCAGCCCTTTACACTGATAGGCGCCACCACCCGTTCCGGGTTGCTGACGGCGCCCCTGCTCAGCAGGTTTGGCATTAAGTCAAGACTGGAATATTACAGTGCGGATATGCTGCAGAAGATCATCTGGCGCGCCGCGGAAATACTGGGGACCAAGATCACGTCTGATGCGGCCATGGAGATAGCACGCCGCAGCCGGGGTACGCCCCGTATTGCCAACGGCTTGCTGCGCCGTGTGCGGGACTTTGCGCAGGTGATTGGCAATGGAGTGATAGACCTGGCCATTGCGCAGCATAGTTTGCGTGCGCTGAATGTGGATGAATATGGGCTGGATGAGATGGATAACCGGATCCTGAATACGATCATTGAGAATTTTAAAGGTGGTCCTGTGGGGATCACGACCATTGCTACGGCGGTAGGAGAAGAAGCGGGGACGCTGGAGGAGGTGTATGAGCCTTTTCTTATACAGGAAGGGTTTATTAAGCGGACGCCGAGGGGAAGAGAAGTGACGGAGAAGGCGTATCTGCATTTGGGGAAGACGCCGGGGAAGGGGAATGGGAGTCTGTTGTTTTAGAAACACTTTAGATGTCATACAAAGATGCCGCTCAGACAGCGGCATTTTTTGTGGGGACTATTTCAGGAACTGTGTAAGTTTAAAACTCCATATCCATGCACGCACCAAATTTCCTGAAATTTTCTCTTGCCTTGACCAAGGATACTTTATTAGCGCCATCGTCATCGTACAAACGCTCCTCCTGTACGAGATCATGCTTCTGATTGCACACAGGACAAGTATCAGATCTTTCAGTAAATGTAAGATAACCACAGCAGGCGCGAGGCATTTTCTTTTTGTCTAATATGCCGTCTCTTTGCATTTTTGATATCGGTTTAAAAGAATGATAGTAAACCTATTGAACTGGTAGAGGCGAATACGATACGATCGACCTGCGGTACCTTAATTGCATCTAAGCTATCTCTAGGCACAATTAGAGCGATCATAATCATGACCATCTGCGATGGCCGCATCCGCATGGCAAAGCAGCTCACAAAAAAACGCCGCCTCCCTTAAAAAGGAAAGCGGCGTCCCGCATTGTATCTTCAAATCAAATACTATTCCTGTACTACTAACCGGAATCCATTCCCATGAATGTTCACGATCTCAATATGGGTATCATCCTTTAAATACTTACGCAGCTTCGCAATGTACACATCCATGCTCCTGCCGTTAAAATACGTATCGCTGCCCCAGATTTTTTTCAGGGCCAGTTCACGCGGCAGCAGGTCATTCTTGTGTTCACACAACATACGCAGCAGCTCATTCTCTTTCGGGGAGAGCGTCTGCGTTTGTCCATCATGCTCCAGGCTACGCAGGCGGGAGTTGAAATGATAGCGGCCTATCTGGAACTCGTGCAGGTCTTCTTCCTTCGCGGAAAGTTCCTGGTTGCGTTTCAGGATGGCCTTTATTTTCAGCAACAGTAATTCACTGTCAAAAGGTTTGGAAATGTAATCATCCGCACCCAGTTTGTAACCCTGGATGATGTCTTCCTTCATCGTCTTTGCAGAAAGGAAAAACAGGGGAATATCCGGGTCTACATCGCGGATCTCTTCGGCCAGTTTAAAACCGTCCATGTTGGGCATCATAATGTCCAGCAGGCAGATGTCGAACTTCTCACGGCGGAAGGCGGCCAGCGCCAGGATGCCGTCGCGGCACAGTTCTACATCATAGTCGTTCAGTTCCAGGTAATTTTTCAATACCATGCCCAGGTTGGTGTCATCCTCGGCCAGTAATATTTTAGGCTTGCGTTCTTCCATGTGACTGCAATTATATACTGACAAATATACTTTATATCTCAACACCGCTGCGTCCGCATAGCGTTCACGACCGTGTATGTTTTGTTAAAGTTTAGGGCCCTAACGCTTACCGAGCAGGGAGGTGAAGGGGTAACGCAGGTTCTTG
Proteins encoded:
- the leuS gene encoding leucine--tRNA ligase, translating into MEYNFRSIEQKWQQQWDATHAYRVSNDSDKPKCYVLDMFPYPSGAGLHVGHPLGYISSDIYARYKRLKGFNVLHPMGYDAFGLPAEQYALETGQHPAVTTENNINTFRTQLDNIGFCYDWERQVKTSDPSYYKWTQWLFLQIYNSWFNRHTQKAEPISTLVSIFAAEGNVRHECPGDRQLRFSAVDWQAYSEDARLQVLMQYRLAFLAYAEVNWCEALGTVLANDEVVNGVSERGGYPVVKKKMRQWFMRITEYANRLLEGLETVAYSDAMKEMQRNWIGKSQGAEIKFPIKGAPAETFITVYTTRPDTIYGVDFMVLAPEHELVSIITTGEQQATISAYIDYVQSRSERERMAEVKQVTGAFTGAYAINPISGQEVPVWISEYVLAGYGTGAIMAVPCGDQRDFGFAKHFDIPITNILGAAFNGQEANPTKDAILENSGSLNGTPMRDASEIVIRELENKGIGRRQINYKMRDAGFSRQRYWGEPFPIVYKHGVAHPIDEKELPLELPHIENYKPGPEGEGPLANITEWVDIAPGVRRETNTMPGYAGSSWYFLRYMDPHNSETFASRHATDYWNQVDVYVGGTEHAVGHLLYSRMWTKVFCDLDLIGFDEPYKKLINQGMIQGSSRFVYRVKGSNEYVSFGLKDQYETDRLHVDVNIVDGVVLDTAAFRKWKTDFADATFVLENGQYICGTEVEKMSKSKYNTVNPNELVDKYGADTFRMYEMFLGPVEQSKPWDTKGIEGVHRFLKKLWRLFYDEQKGWIVTEEAPSAEALKVLHKAIQKIDNDTENFSYNTAVSQFMICVNELATLKASRRAVLEPLLVLLAPYAPHIAAELWEALGNTTSVLDAAYPVFDEQYTKESAFNYPVAVNGKTRTEMSLPLDADNAAIEAAVLAHEDLQKWLDGKTVKRVVIVKGRMINLVI
- a CDS encoding M20/M25/M40 family metallo-hydrolase, with translation MNRSTKMLLALGLLLHAACALHAQSDIKEGEVKRIISTLASDKMRGRKTFTPDIQRASAFIESEFAKAGLKPLPGEKNFRQEFSVFKLVNTKTDLRINGQPAHNKTILRSNNTHLDWTSTDSRVEIMNIGPDEDLFKEMGKYLRLQKNAVIWVDAKHAEQFAQFQGYLNNNAKEKLDSSHSLLFVLKDNNNANIDNWSLSVNQRIDKAKLNNVVGILPGRSKSLKGEYVVFSGHYDHLGIIEPNAAKDSIANGADDDASGTTAVITLAQHFKKLHNNARTLVFVAFTAEEMGGFGSHYFSHQLDADSVVAMFNIEMIGKEAKFGTNTAFITGFERSDFGPILQKNLEGTAFKFYPDPYPDQHLFYRSDNATLARLGVPAHTISTDQIDADKDYHQVTDEVKTLDIANITKTIQAIALSAQSIVSGKDTPTRIDKNSVDQ
- a CDS encoding CPCC family cysteine-rich protein codes for the protein MQRDGILDKKKMPRACCGYLTFTERSDTCPVCNQKHDLVQEERLYDDDGANKVSLVKARENFRKFGACMDMEF
- a CDS encoding response regulator transcription factor is translated as MEERKPKILLAEDDTNLGMVLKNYLELNDYDVELCRDGILALAAFRREKFDICLLDIMMPNMDGFKLAEEIRDVDPDIPLFFLSAKTMKEDIIQGYKLGADDYISKPFDSELLLLKIKAILKRNQELSAKEEDLHEFQIGRYHFNSRLRSLEHDGQTQTLSPKENELLRMLCEHKNDLLPRELALKKIWGSDTYFNGRSMDVYIAKLRKYLKDDTHIEIVNIHGNGFRLVVQE
- the ruvB gene encoding Holliday junction branch migration DNA helicase RuvB; translated protein: MSNPHLRPDENRLTNAEKEFENSIRPKEILDFSGQDQIIENLKIFIKAAKLRGEALDHVLFHGPPGLGKTTLSRIVANELGVNIKETSGPVIEKPGELAGLLTNLGQHDVLFIDEIHRLSTVVEEYLYSAMEDFRIDIMIDNGPNARSIQINLQPFTLIGATTRSGLLTAPLLSRFGIKSRLEYYSADMLQKIIWRAAEILGTKITSDAAMEIARRSRGTPRIANGLLRRVRDFAQVIGNGVIDLAIAQHSLRALNVDEYGLDEMDNRILNTIIENFKGGPVGITTIATAVGEEAGTLEEVYEPFLIQEGFIKRTPRGREVTEKAYLHLGKTPGKGNGSLLF